DNA sequence from the Candidatus Kaistella beijingensis genome:
CTGAAAAACAATATGAAATCGCCGATTCTCTGTTTGGTTGGTCCTCCCGGAGTTGGGAAAACCTCTTTAGGAAAATCGGTCGCCGATTCTTTAGGAAGAAAATATGTGCGGGTTTCTTTGGGCGGACTTCACGACGAATCCGAAATTCGCGGACACCGGAAAACCTACATCGGTGCAATGGCGGGAAGAATTCTGCAATCCATCAAAAAAACGGGAACTTCAAATCCTGTAATTGTTTTGGATGAAATCGATAAAATCGGACAAGGAATTCATGGCGACCCAAGTTCTGCCTTATTGGAAGTTCTTGATCCTGAACAAAATAACTCTTTCTACGACAACTTTCTTGAATTAGGCTATGATTTGTCGAAAGTGATGTTTATTGCAACTGCGAATTCGCTTTCAACCATTCAAAGACCACTTTTGGACAGAATGGAAATCATTGAAATTGCAGGTTATACTCTAGAGGAAAAAGTGGAAATTGCAAAAAGACATTTAATCAAAAAACAGCAGGAAGAAAACGGTTTGGATGCAAAATCTTTCAAACTCGGAAATGCTGAGCTGAAACATATTATCGACGCGCATACTTCAGAAAGCGGAGTTCGTGGATTGGAAAAACAAATCGCCGCCGTTGCACGATGGGTCGCTCTGCAAACCGCAATGGGAAAAGAATATGATTCTAAAATTTCCATTGATAAAATTGATGAAATTTTAGGTGTTCCACGTCCGAAAAGTTTGTCGGAAATTACGGGAGTTCCCGGAGTTGTCACCGGTTTGGCTTGGACGCAAGTTGGTGGAGATATTCTGTTCATCGAAAGTATTTTAAGCGAAGGAAAAGGAAACCTCACCATGACCGGAAATTTGGGAACCGTCATGAAAGAATCTGCAACAATTGCTTTAGAATATATCAAAGCAAAACATCAGGAATTGGGAATTTCTTCGGAAGATATTCAGAAGAAAAACATCCACGTTCACGTTCCCGAAGGAGCAACTCCAAAAGACGGCCCTTCTGCGGGAATCGCAATGCTGACTTCGATTGTTTCAAGTTTTAAAAACAAAAAGGTTAAGTCTCATTTGGCGATGACCGGCGAAATTACCCTTCGAGGAAAAGTACTTCCTGTAGGTGGAATTAAAGAAAAATTACTCGCCGCAGCAAGAGCCGGAATTAAGGAAATCATCCTTTGCGACGCCAACCGAAAAGATGTGGAAGAAATTAAAAAAGATTACCTGAAAGGCCTGAAAATCAATTATGTGAAACGAATGAGCGAGGTGATTGATTTGGCGATAGAAAAATAGTATTCTTTAAAATATGTTTAAAATGCACAGTTTTCTGTGCATTTTTTATATCAAAATCGGGAGCTAAAATTCAGGTTGGTCTTTAACCGTCTTTCGCTGTGATCAATTTTTGGGTGTTAGTTTTTTTAATTCGATTTACAAAACGATAAAAACCAATGAATTGTATTGCAAATTGTGTTTTACAAAAAAAAGACAATCCATTTACAAACTTTACAATAATTTCGTGCGGAAATTTGGTTGAATAAACCCATAAAAAATCTCCGTTATGAAAAATCTAGTTTCAAAAACAATTCTTGGTTCCGCAATTCTCATTTCTATATTTTCTTGCAATAAGCAAGAAACTGTTGGAAATTCAACGATCGAAAAAAATGTTTCCGAAGATTACACCGCTTCAGTTTCTGACAGCATTTCTTCTGTCGCAACCATGAAAGTAAAAGATAAAGAATTCATCAAAACCGCCGATGTAAACATGGAAGTAAAAGATGTTTATGACGCCACCATCTCTATTGAAAAATCCCTGAAAGATTTGGGTGGATTTGTGACCTCAAGCAGATTAAATTCGCAGACGATATCCGAAGAAACCTTCAATACTTCGAATGAAAATGCGATTTTAGTAAGAAAATTCCAAACTGAAAACACGATGCAAGTTAGAGTTCCATCAGAAAAATTAGGAGAATTTTTGAACCTCATCAATAACAAAAAAGTATTTCTGAACTCAAGAGTTATTCTTGCCGAAGACGTAACTTCCAATATCAAACTTGCAAAGCTGGAAGAAAAACGAAACGCCAAAACAGCTGAAAATATCGACAAGCTGAAGACAAACAAAGATAAAGTGAGCATGATTGACGATAATTTGAGTGAAGGAAACCTTCAAAAAATCTCCACTTACGAAATGAGCGATCATTTGAAATATTCCACGGTTGACATTTTCCTCAAAGAACCCAAACTGCGAATTGCCGAAATCGCGGTGACAAATACAGGAAACATCGACAACAAATACAAATTCAATTTTTTCTACGACGTGAGAAATGCTTTTGTTGAAGGGTTTTATTTAATTCAAAGATTAATTGTGGGGTTGGTTTCAATTTGGCCGATTTTAGTGATTGCAAGTCTGATTTTCTACTTCTTGAGAAAAAGAAAAAAACCGCTGAATTTTGAGAAAGAGCATGTTGATGAGTAATAAATGTTTCCGTTGATAATCAACCTACAATTAGTTCAGCTTCCGAAAATTTCGGAAGCTTTTTTCATGCAAAACCCACCACAATACGCTCTACTTGATCTTTTTTATAACCGCAGCTTTTTCTAATGAAGCATTCACCAAATCAATAAATTCCATGTATTCAGCAATTTCATTTGTGTTGAAATAAACTTTATTGACGAGTAATGACCACGTGAAAAAATCTTCTTCTCCTACCCTTTCTATATTCTGAATATACTGTAAATTTCCATTAAAAGAGGTGATTTTTCTGTTGAAGTTTTCGCTTTGGAGCTGATATGTTGCCGGGAGTTTAGTTTTTAGCTCAACCGTAATGAGGAACGGAAAGTTCAACGCAATGGGGAAGTTCCGATTTTTACTCACCTCCAATTCACGCATTGTTTTTGTAAGAGGACTTTCAACCAGATAATAAGTACTTGTATTTTCAAAATTCACGAATTGCTTCTGCATGTTCCAGTCCTTCTCGGTATAATTTTGAGGAGTTTCGTTCTTTGCGCCAGAAAAAACATAAAAGTTTTCCCTCTTAACGTCCTCCGATACAAAATAACCTTTGGCACGATCCTCAATTGTTAATTCGTTATTTTTTTCATTAATTTTTAATTTTTGCACAGAAACAAATTCAGAAATTTTAGGTGTCACGGATAAA
Encoded proteins:
- the lon gene encoding endopeptidase La, translating into MTEFEDISFDEMMSDGFSIVAEEINLNDFNETEENKEQKIFPILPVRNMVMFPKVVIPITAGREMSIKLLEEAQRNNEFIGILSQNNSTIDQPTFKDLYQIGTLAKIVKIIKLPDGNTTAITRGFQRFKIKNFTTAKPYFKAEITKLKEVSTKKTEEYNALLENIKDLALKIIELDPNIPNAANFAIKNMSDHEDLLNFICTNANFPYASKQKLLEEKSLMTRAEKCYELMHDDFRKLELRNQIHLKTNKELDKNQREYFLNQQMRTIQEELGGGPESDVDELLQKAKKVKWSDEVENHFKKEINRLQRQNPNSPDYNVQRNYLDFFTDLPWETYSKDIFDINKAERVLDKAHFGLEDIKKRILEHMAVLKLKNNMKSPILCLVGPPGVGKTSLGKSVADSLGRKYVRVSLGGLHDESEIRGHRKTYIGAMAGRILQSIKKTGTSNPVIVLDEIDKIGQGIHGDPSSALLEVLDPEQNNSFYDNFLELGYDLSKVMFIATANSLSTIQRPLLDRMEIIEIAGYTLEEKVEIAKRHLIKKQQEENGLDAKSFKLGNAELKHIIDAHTSESGVRGLEKQIAAVARWVALQTAMGKEYDSKISIDKIDEILGVPRPKSLSEITGVPGVVTGLAWTQVGGDILFIESILSEGKGNLTMTGNLGTVMKESATIALEYIKAKHQELGISSEDIQKKNIHVHVPEGATPKDGPSAGIAMLTSIVSSFKNKKVKSHLAMTGEITLRGKVLPVGGIKEKLLAAARAGIKEIILCDANRKDVEEIKKDYLKGLKINYVKRMSEVIDLAIEK
- a CDS encoding DUF4349 domain-containing protein, encoding MKNLVSKTILGSAILISIFSCNKQETVGNSTIEKNVSEDYTASVSDSISSVATMKVKDKEFIKTADVNMEVKDVYDATISIEKSLKDLGGFVTSSRLNSQTISEETFNTSNENAILVRKFQTENTMQVRVPSEKLGEFLNLINNKKVFLNSRVILAEDVTSNIKLAKLEEKRNAKTAENIDKLKTNKDKVSMIDDNLSEGNLQKISTYEMSDHLKYSTVDIFLKEPKLRIAEIAVTNTGNIDNKYKFNFFYDVRNAFVEGFYLIQRLIVGLVSIWPILVIASLIFYFLRKRKKPLNFEKEHVDE